The Argopecten irradians isolate NY chromosome 4, Ai_NY, whole genome shotgun sequence genome has a window encoding:
- the LOC138322045 gene encoding uncharacterized protein — MVTANLWHIYHAKKPDSLRVVFDSSAKCQGVSLNDSLLKGPDLANSLLAILMRFRREPIAFMADIQQMFHCFYVKEDDRDLLRFLWHKDNDLDEDIVEYRMKVHTFGNSPSPAIATYGLRKAADSVKKEHGEDVSDFVRENFYVDDGLLSLPDAKSATDILKRTQKALWEGGRLRLHKISSNSPELMKSFPSEDLAENLKDLSSLTDNAPLQRSLGIFWNVTLDSFTCKVSDEEKPFTKRGVLSSIGGLYDPLGLLAPITIKGKMFFRHIMDLTISWDDPLPSNLEKEWLQWRSSLKDLEALNIPRCYGTGVTGTLTKELHVFSDASSEAVAAAAFMRSFTQDGKIEVSFLLGKANLAPSGGQTIPRLELCAAVLVTQLKNTVIANLGIDFDKVRMYTDSQIVLGYICNSTRRFYVYVANRVQKIRSSTEPEQWTYVNTNVNPADDGTRSIPAYKLSKSLWLNGPKFLHQNSDEITTDEKGTFPLVNPESDKDVRLEIQVAKGSVTLNQPFNLTSLFEKYSEWDSLLRSFSYLIHLARSFKQPRKSCNGWHQCSKHKESNFKEEAKRLILIHVQRNHFSKEIKRLQAGNSLPRDSPILTLTPYLDEDGLLRVGGRLNKITESTALVEPNPLIIPKGCHVGLLIVRHCHQKVQHQGRHLTEGAVRSSGYWIVGGKGLVSSCIRVCVTCRKLRGTMGTQKMADLPVSRITPSAPFTYVGVDVFGPWHVITRRTRGGAANSKRWAALFTCLSTRAVHIEILEDMSSSSFINALRRFTSTRGDVCQFHSDRGTNFVGSTDHLKIDAFNVEDGVIKEHLYQTGVTWVFNSPHSSHMGGVWERMIGMARRILDSMLLQPKNKCLTHDVQSTLMYEVAAIINSRPIAQVSSDPEHPSILTPSALLTLKVGTPHEPFGDLTLKDMYKAQWCAVQVLANDFWKRFSREYLDQLQIRQKWQHASDNLKPDDVILLKDACVHRRQWPIGHFQAAMD, encoded by the coding sequence ATGGTAACTGCCAATCTTTGGCATATATACCACGCCAAGAAACCAGATTCTCTTCGGGTTGTCTTCGATTCTTCAGCCAAATGCCAAGGCGTCTCCTTAAATGACTCGCTTCTGAAAGGACCCGACCTTGCGAACAGCCTTCTTGCTATCCTCATGAGATTCCGCAGGGAACCCATTGCATTTATGGCCGACATTCAGCAAATGTTCCATTGCTTCTACGTGAAAGAAGATGACAGGGACTTACTCAGATTCTTGTGGCACAAGGATAACGACCTCGATGAGGACATAGTCGAGTACCGCATGAAAGTCCACACTTTCGGAAACTCCCCATCACCAGCTATTGCAACCTACGGTCTACGCAAGGCGGCTGATTCCGTAAAGAAAGAACACGGGGAAGATGTCTCGGACTTTGTTCGCGAAAACTTTTACGTAGACGACGGTCTTTTGTCTTTGCCAGATGCGAAATCTGCAACTGATATCCTAAAGAGGACCCAGAAAGCCTTATGGGAAGGAGGACGTTTACGTCTACACAAAATCTCTTCGAACAGCCCCGAATTGATGAAGTCTTTCCCATCTGAAGACCTCGCTGAGAACCTTAAGGACCTTAGCTCTCTGACTGATAATGCCCCACTTCAACGTAGCCTGGGCATCTTCTGGAACGTCACCTTGGATTCATTCACATGCAAGGTGTCAGACGAAGAGAAGCCATTTACCAAAAGAGGAGTTCTGTCGTCTATTGGAGGTCTTTATGACCCACTCGGTCTACTGGCGCCTATCACGATCAAAGGCAAGATGTTCTTCAGGCACATAATGGATCTCACCATTTCCTGGGACGACCCTTTACCTTCGAACCTGGAGAAGGAATGGCTACAATGGAGGTCTTCCTTAAAGGACCTTGAGGCCTTGAACATTCCTCGATGCTACGGAACTGGTGTCACGGGAACGTTGACAAAGGAGCTACATGTATTCTCCGATGCGTCGTCAGAAGCTGTCGCAGCCGCAGCCTTTATGCGTAGCTTCACTCAGGATGGAAAAATCGAAGTTTCTTTCTTGCTTGGAAAGGCCAATCTTGCACCATCTGGAGGACAAACGATTCCCCGTCTCGAACTGTGCGCAGCGGTACTTGTCACACAACTGAAGAACACCGTTATTGCGAACCTTGGTATCGACTTCGACAAGGTGAGGATGTACACTGATAGCCAGATAGTCCTTGGCTACATCTGTAATTCGACAAGGAGATTTTATGTGTATGTGGCAAACCGCGTCCAGAAGATAAGAAGCTCTACTGAACCGGAGCAGTGGACATATGTCAACACGAATGTCAACCCAGCGGACGATGGAACTCGTTCAATCCCGGCTTACAAGCTGTCAAAGAGCCTTTGGTTGAACGGCCCAAAATTTCTTCACCAGAACTCCGATGAGATTACTACCGATGAAAAGGGAACATTCCCGCTCGTCAACCCCGAGTCTGATAAAGATGTCCGACTGGAGATACAAGTGGCTAAAGGTTCTGTAACACTCAATCAACCGTTTAACCTTACTTCTCTCTTCGAGAAATACTCAGAATGGGATTCACTTCTCAGAAGTTTCTCCTACCTCATTCACCTTGCCAGATCATTCAAGCAACCCCGCAAATCGTGCAATGGCTGGCACCAGTGCTCTAAGCACAAAGAATCGAACTTTAAGGAAGAGGCGAAACGACTCATTCTTATCCATGTCCAAAGAAACCACTTCTCCAAGGAGATCAAACGCCTTCAAGCAGGAAATTCTCTTCCTCGCGATAGCCCTATACTCACCTTGACTCCGTATCTTGACGAAGATGGACTCCTTCGCGTTGGAGGCCGGTTGAACAAAATCACCGAGTCGACCGCGTTAGTCGAACCCAATCCACTCATCATCCCTAAAGGGTGCCATGTCGGTCTTCTCATCGTACGCCACTGTCATCAAAAGGTACAACATCAGGGCAGACATCTTACCGAGGGCGCCGTTAGGTCCTCCGGTTATTGGATTGTAGGAGGAAAGGGACTGGTCTCCTCGTGCATCCGCGTATGCGTTACCTGCCGTAAGCTCAGAGGAACCATGGGTACTCAGAAGATGGCGGACCTGCCGGTTAGTCGCATAACACCATCTGCGCCATTCACCTACGTTGGTGTAGATGTCTTTGGACCCTGGCATGTGATAACTAGACGCACAAGAGGAGGTGCCGCTAACTCCAAGCGCTGGGCAGCCTTATTTACTTGCCTATCTACAAGAGCAGTCCACATTGAAATCTTGGAGGACATGAGCTCGAGTTCTTTCATCAACGCACTGCGCAGATTTACCTCCACTCGCGGAGATGTGTGCCAGTTCCATTCCGACCGCGGAACCAACTTCGTCGGTTCAACAGACCACCTGAAAATCGATGCTTTCAACGTTGAGGATGGCGTTATCAAGGAACACCTCTATCAGACCGGAGTCACATGGGTCTTCAACTCCCCCCATTCTTCTCATATGGGAGGAGTCTGGGAACGCATGATCGGGATGGCCAGACGTATCCTCGATTCTATGCTTCTCCAACCGAAGAACAAGTGCCTCACCCATGATGTTCAGTCGACTCTGATGTACGAGGTAGCAGCCATAATCAACAGCAGACCTATCGCCCAAGTGTCGTCGGACCCGGAACATCCCAGTATTCTTACCCCATCCGCATTGCTTACCCTAAAGGTCGGCACCCCTCACGAGCCTTTCGGTGACTTGACTTTGAAAGACATGTACAAAGCACAGTGGTGCGCAGTCCAAGTTCTTgccaatgacttttggaagagGTTCTCTCGTGAATATCTGGATCAACTGCAGATTAGACAGAAATGGCAACACGCGTCTGATAACCTGAAACCCGACGATGTCATTCTGCTGAAGGACGCGTGTGTCCATCGGAGACAGTGGCCCATTGGGCATTTCCAAGCAGCGATGGATTAG
- the LOC138322046 gene encoding uncharacterized protein, with translation MTENTETRVRNLTTEGKELYKTRFERYISRLLVMRSTLDTLLNDTTSSVERIQESFTEYETLSTELMHFLKRTRTEESYRELSAYRYIFETMRARKELILQEKSSLKPYLDKPLQKKCPETPLQRNDKESICSSHKSTQRTHRSHRSQISNRSDVSSTYLRTKVKAEAAKVRLEFAEKEALIEREAAEKHAQLKIIKTEREYTEAAAELRVMDEYFQENQSSPSIDVPSEELSSHHKVEQFLDNHMPLNPTPLHYVQTPRPNPNLRNKLVPTVSSLNDFPHDERSIPSLRPQAPEFTPCYIPPPDMFADHDTPNETQQNHQRSVYRNDKGPNSNDPIEPHTPASKYQEYCNPVNGTPLGDNTLKDISRFLMKKDLLLHRLSSFNDKAETYLTWKASFKNITEDMNLSADEEIDLLVKYLGADSRRHAESLRIANATNPNLALTKIWSRLEQRYGAPELVELSLRQKNSLLCLK, from the coding sequence ATGACAGAAAATACGGAAACCAGAGTCAGAAATCTTACCACTGAAGGTAAGGAGTTATACAAAACTAGGTTCGAAAGATATATATCACGCCTTCTGGTAATGAGGAGTACCCTCGACACCCTTCTCAATGACACCACTTCCTCCGTTGAAAGAATCCAAGAAAGTTTTACAGAATATGAAACCCTCTCCACAGAGCTCATGCACTTCCTGAAAAGAACTCGTACAGAAGAAAGCTATCGCGAACTTAGTGCCTATAGGTATATATTTGAAACAATGAGAGCCAGAAAGGAGTTAATCCTGCAAGAGAAATCGTCATTGAAACCCTATTTGGACAAACCCCTACAAAAGAAATGCCCCGAAACACCCCTACAACGAAATGATAAAGAATCTATATGTTCATCGCACAAATCCACTCAAAGAACACACAGATCACATAGATCACAGATATCAAACCGATCAGACGTAAGCTCCACATACCTTCGTACAAAGGTGAAAGCTGAAGCCGCAAAGGTCAGACTCGAGTTCGCCGAGAAAGAGGCCCTAATAGAAAGAGAAGCAGCCGAGAAACATGCCCAactcaaaataattaaaacagaaaGAGAATACACAGAAGCCGCCGCCGAGCTAAGAGTAATGGATGAATATTTTCAGGAAAACCAGTCCTCACCAAGCATTGACGTTCCTTCAGAAGAGCTTTCATCGCACCATAAAGTTGAACAATTTCTCGACAACCACATGCCGTTAAATCCTACACCACTTCACTATGTTCAGACCCCTCGTCCTAATCCAAACCTCAGAAATAAGCTAGTACCCACTGTAAGTTCGTTGAATGACTTTCCTCACGATGAACGTTCTATACCAAGTCTACGACCTCAGGCCCCAGAGTTTACGCCTTGTTATATCCCTCCCCCAGATATGTTTGCTGATCATGACACCCCAAATGAAACCCAACAAAACCACCAGCGTAGTGTATATAGGAACGACAAGGGACCCAACTCCAATGATCCTATAGAGCCTCATACACCTGCATCAAAGTACCAGGAGTACTGTAATCCAGTTAATGGGACACCGCTCGGAGATAACACTCTGAAAGATATCAGCAGGTTTTTGATGAAAAAGGATCTTCTGTTACACCGACTATCCAGCTTTAATGACAAAGCAGAAACCTACCTAACCTGGAAGGCCTCCTTTAAAAATATAACAGAGGACATGAACCTTAGTGCCGATGAAGAAATCGACCTCTTAGTAAAATACCTAGGAGCTGATTCACGACGTCATGCAGAGAGCCTGCGTATAGCCAATGCTACGAACCCAAACCTTGCACTGACCAAGATATGGTCTAGACTGGAACAGCGTTATGGAGCCCCTGAACTCGTTGAACTATCCCTCAGGCAGAAAAACTCGTTGCTATGCCTAAAATAG